From Platichthys flesus chromosome 19, fPlaFle2.1, whole genome shotgun sequence:
TGCCATCCTGTGGCTGCATGACGCAATGGGATTAGTTGAGTTGTTGGGTGTAAACAACTAAACAAGTGTAACTCAATCATCAGTCAATACAATGAAAACGTGTGTTCATATTTTCAgaaatatgaacacacacaaatctgggATATGATGACCCCTGAGACCTTAAAGGAATAATGCAAAATCTGTAACAAGAAGCTAAATTTGAATAGCTTTCAGGTGTCGTGCCTCGCTAGACAGATTGATAGGTAGATACACACTATTGTCCACATACATCAAAAGTTCATACACAGACAACACCATTGAAAACATACAGAATATAGGATAAACAATACAGTTGTGCAACATACGCAGCAAGTTGTGTTACTATGATTTCTATTAGTCTTTTGGCTGTGAGAACACCAGACAACCAGCAGAGGAGACTGCTTCACAATGTAACACAATTTTGTagtaacatttcaaaatatcaatatttatatattattttcaatatcATTCAACtctcaatttttattttattttacacttattGGTTGTATCACATCTGAGGAAAGCCACAGTTGTGCTCTTCCTCTTTGTATGATgagtttctgtatttcttttatttgtatttaagtttGTGAGTTGAATACAATAGAAaagaattaaacatttaattaaaaaattaaaacaaaaagtagtTGAAAGGTAACGATAAATTCCCGACAGGTGAGAACGCATCAGTGTCCAGTGAGCACTTCAGGTAACCTCGGAGAAAACAGTGACAACATTTATAGCGGTGATCATAGGTCGATTCCCCCGAAACCGCTCGGATTAAACGGATCCCCAGTCGGGCCAGATGAGGGTTTAGTCCGGGTCAGGACCAGATGAGGGTTTAGTCCGGGTCTGGACCTGGTTCGGTCTTGGTCAAGTTCGCAGCCGCGGTTGCTCTCGAGTTGTGAGTCAAAAGTGCGAATTTGCGTCATCGGTTCCTAGAATGTCCAAACTACCAGGAAATGCAGGTGTGTCGTTACTGGGCGACAAGTCCCTGGAGTTCTACCGGGACCCGGTGAGCTTCTACCGGCAGCGGATCGACAAGCACCGGGGTCGAGTGTTCCAGGGCCGGCTGCTCAACAGACCCACCGTGTTCATCTGCTCCGTGGCGGGGATGAGAGAGCTGCTGTGCGGTAGGTCGCGCaggtgcatgtgcgtgtgttacaattgtatgtgcgtgtgtgtgttataggTGTCCTAGGTTGACCTAGTCCGGGTCAGGTTAGCACGGATACGCGGGGACAGCTCGAGTTCCCTGGTCTCGACCGGTCTCTGAAGCAGGATCCGCTCCACATGTACTGAACTTCACCCCGGCTCCAGGGGGACGAGTCATGGGAGAGACTCGTGATaaagaagaaggaaacaaacagcTGTTATTGAGTTTTCATGTAGAATCGTTGTGTTCCTGCAGGTTCCAGAGACACTGGAATGTAAAATTACAGTGTCAAATTCAAGCTTTGTGAAATATCAGTCCTATTAATGCCAGATAAACACATTAAGAGGCTACTGAAGATTTATAGGAAACAATCTTGTTGTAAAAAAGGGCCTTGAATAGGAAATTACATGAATTCATGCATGAAATAACTTAATATCATTTAATCCTATCAAAACTTCACACCAGTCGTTATGATTGCAAATATACCAAGCATCTTAATGCATCATTAACTTTTCCTGGATACAATAAAGTCTGAAATTAGAAAAAGATATCTCattaaattgaatatatttgattatttaggacaatatatcaaaatgtctggaaaaaactaaaatcaaataaaaagagttGTGCCCCGTTTATCTTTGGTAATTCAGCACTGGTTTGGAGTTGGAGGGAAACATGACATAAAAACGTTGATGAAAGTGTGCGCTTGAATATTCGTATTAAACGGAGGTCAcactaaaaatgtattcaataaaaTAGTGTCCTCTTTGTCTTGGTTAATAATATCTGATATGATTTGCAGTCAGTGTTTCACATTACATGGAAGTATTTGTATAAAAACTCACTGAAGTCTACTTACATATAgtatttatgtttatggttTATAAGAACCTACTTTTTCCAACTTTTCTCCTATATTTGTCAATGTTGTTTAATAACTGACATGCACAACCGCAGATGGAGACATGTTTATGTGTGATTGTATATGTAATCAAgttatttggtttatttcagAGAAATCCAACGTGTTCCTGAAGGATCCCACCGACTTGATGACCAACATGTACGGTGACACCCTTGTCACCACTAAtggtaaagacacacacaaactctcacacacacacacacacacacacacagaagagcaTCTAATCTACCTCTAAGATGATGTTACAGCATCAAGGCTTCAACAAACAAGACTCCTGAAGAGGTCACTTTGGACTTTGGgtaattttcatattttataaaacagagaaacttgcgtttgtgtgtttcaggtgaagAGGCTTGTCTTCTCCGTCTGTCCCTCACCAGCCTGTTCACAGGAAGCTGTTTGAAATCATCAAGTGATTATATCAGCAGGTAGTGAAACAGGGTTTCAGCATTTAATCACATTATTTGCAGCTTTTTCCAAAGATCAATTGCGTTCGGTGTGTAGGGTGGGGATTTTATCCTGGACTAACTTGTGGATGTTGCTCATGTTGTTGTTATAACATACGTAATAAAGTAAAATCTGCTGCCAGGACACATGTTTTTATAAGTCTCCCTTGTATTTACTTAAAAATAAgacaattgtgtgtttttctccagtGTATGTGTGCGCTGTCTGAAGGACCTCCCTCTCAGGTAACACTGACAATCATGTGTTTACTAGTTTAGAAGCTTTTAATTCATGCCATTTATATTAAAGACTAAATATTATAGGAGAGTAAAAGTAATCTGCAcctgatgcatgtgtgtgtgtgtgtgtgtgtgtgtgtagcgggcaGCCAGAGTGTGTGTACTCGGTCTTCAAGCGTCTGGGGACGGAGTTGGTTTTGGGTCTTTTTCTGAACGTAAGAGCGGAGGAGCAGCCGGAGCTGTTCCAAGAAATCATGCAGCTCTGCACCCTGCACTGGCACGGTGAGAGACACTGATACAGCTCCTTGGTACTGTGAGACACACGCTCTCTTTCTTTTGCAGACTCATTCTGTAAGACGGCCTTGTTGTTCTGCAATTCAGCATTGCATGATTTACCAGTTCCCTTTTTTAACGTTTGAGggttttctttctgtcattgtttgtttcctctgcacCCACAGGTCTGATCTCGGCCCCGGTCCACATGAAGGTTCCTCTGTGGTCGTCGGGTTTCTCCACCGCTCTGGACGCCAGAGACAAACTGATGGATATCATCAAAGACAAACTGGAGAATGACACAGAGGGGTTAGATTCCGCCACCTGTAGAATCACttttttacaacatttaaaGTTTGCTGAACATGTAGGAACCTAGAATTGTAGCGACTGACTCGTCCTTTACCTTCTTATTCAACTTGTTTGAATCCAATAGGCAGAACTTAGCTTATTCTCCTGATCTTCTGCAGTTTTCAGACAGATGGCTGCTAAACAAATACAGCGACGTATCCTCTGAAAACCCTGATGTCCCTTCATAGTGTCTGTGCCTTTCTCTTGCCTgaaactctctctccctctgacccTCTCTAGTTTTGTCGGCTCTCTCGGCTCTCTGCCTCTGCCCGACTCCTGCGCTGCCTCCCAGCATCTCCTGCTGTTCATCTCAGCTCTGATCCCCAAAGCGTTTGCGTCGCTGCTCACCTCCTTCACTCTGGCACTCAGCGGGAACGaacaggtacacaaacacaggccaAAGTGCACAAAGTGTTGATACAGCTGAATGTCTTGATCTTTAATACATAGAAGTTGTGTGaacagtaacacacaaacaggacttTTTAGCTCTTTTGATTGTAAGAATTGCACTTTAGATCAACCCCATATAAAAAGCCTGTGATAAACCTCTTTAATAACTACGTGCCCTAACTCAATCATTGCCCAGAGCTtcttgttttactttaaatcaacaaataGAAATCTCTTCTGAATTTCAGGAGGAGAAACGTCGGCGTGCGAGAGAGGAACCTGACTACCTGCACAACGTACTACTGGAGGTGCAGAGACTCTGGCCTGCTTTCATAGGCGGACGCAGAATTGCTGATCAGGTCGGACATGAACACTTTCTATTGGTTCTCATAGATCACACCTCTGGTCATGGTGACTGACTTACAAAATCATGGACGGGGGGACAGCGGGGGCACCTTGTTCCGCTGAGCACTGCCGCCACTGTAAATATTAGTAAATCATGAAGTGAGTAGAGGATTTATTTATACTCCAGGATTTTATTTAGTTGTCCTGCTTGTTCCCCTACTCTCCTCTAGATGGCGACAGATTACTTTAAGTTAAGTTACTTTAGTTGAAGGTCTCTTTAACTGTGAGGTCCTCCCTTGTGAGTGTAGTACACTCTGAGACCAACAGGGGGTGGACAGGATCCTTTCAATAATATTGTTATTGCAATCAGTTTGATCTTCTACATTCATTTTGAGTCATTTCTCATGAAGCTTCTTTCAGCTTGTTAGGGTGGATGTCCTGAGACAACCTATTTTATTTAAGAGATATTTGCATTTGCGAACCGTTGGCGACTTTGTTCTAAAATCAAATGCAAAACACTTTTGTTGCACACTCAGTCCTGCTGGCATCAGGGCCACAACATTATTGATcgatgtgtttcctgtttggctGCGAGAGGAAGCGCGATATGTGTCATTGCACTGCTTGGTGTTATGCACTTTCCCATCCTGGATTCTCTAACAGATTAGTTTCTCTCTTACTTTGCCTTTGTTGTCAGTGAGTTCTATTCCACTGTGTGTGATCTGCAACATAAGTCTGACTATCATTAACTTCTAACTAACTAACTTAACAGTGCTGCTTTATTTgttaataattgttttctttgtggacTGTCAGTCATTGAAATAGTTTCTGCTATTCTGTATTCTGGTTTGACATTAGCACCGTCCACCAGTAATCCTGTCTATTCGCTGGCCGGCTGCATGTTTCCGAGGTTAATAGCGTTCGGCACATCTCGGCCTCCTCCCCCGAACCGGCTGTGTTATCATTGTGACCTCATCCACCAGGCTTATGCAACAGCCCAATCAGAGGCATTGATCCGTCTCCGGGATTGACTCGCTCCGCTCCGCTCCGccggaaggaaggaaggaagggagggaggtagagagggagggagccggaggttggtggtggtggtggtggtgggggggatgaTACGTGCTGGTGACGCTGTGAAGCAGAATCATTAGACACTTCTGGGAAACACACCAGTACATTTTGATTCCCTGAGGTGTTTGGATGGGACACGGGTTCATGACGTGCAAGGTCAAAGAAAATGACCTGAACCTTAACAACCCTAGAGAAATACTACTAAGTACAAAAGAAAGAGGTAAGTTCTGGATCGGGACTGATAAGAGTTAATAAGATTTCTCTGCGCAGGTTTTTTGTTTACGAACAGAGAAAGATTATTAGTATTTACAATCAGGTGGAAAAAGTATCAGCTCCATCAAGTGGAACAAAGAtatgcagcagctgcagcaaccTGATTGTGTTGTGAGCAGGTCGGAGGCAGGATGAACGCACGTCTCTCCGGGAGAActgagagaaaggaggaggattTGTGTAAGATTTTCCactccagcagagagagaaaaggagagaaaaggagagcgAGGGTGGAGCAAAGTGAAACAGTGATCATGTTCTCTGGGAGTCCATTAGTGCAGCTCCTAATGGATGTAGTGAAAAAGGTGAATTAAAAGGGCAACAATTGGGTAAGTGGGCTTTTTGCCCGAAGGAAACTTGGTTTAAAAGGGAGTTCAAGGAAAACATGAGGGTTAGAAATGTCTCCCGTTCAGTTAGGTTCAAAAGGTTGTTTAAGCGTGTTCTTACAATGCTGGATTTTCAATGTACTCAGTTCACCCTCAGTGCAAGTGGTGCAAAGCCTGTAGATACTTAAATCCACTTTACAATCCCCTTCTGTTTGTATCAGATGTGAATAAGCATTTCTATGATTTATCCCGTTTGATAAATTGAAGTGTGTTTTAATAATTCAAGCGTTGGAAATGTATGAATTATCACAGGGAATCTTGTACTATTCTCCAACTGTAGGATGTTCATTAAACCTCACAGTGCAAACAGCAACGTCAACATGTGAAAGCTTAATAACGTGAGACAATAGAAAAGCttatattactattattttattaatacagAGGATATTGAATGTTACAGTAAATGGTGTAAATTaagtcacagaaaaaaaaggtggTTCTAAGGTAGGGGTCGATATAAATTTTTCTtccatcaaataaatgttttccattTACCTTAAGTATTTGACATTCTGTTCTTTTGATTTCATGCACTATAACTACACAAGGTTAATATTGTGATATCTGTATCTATataccttctctctctctctctctcttgttgtgTACAGGACTCCACCCTCGCAGGGTTCCACGTCCCAAAGGGCCACGGTGCAATCTACATCAGCCACGGTGTCCACCGTGACCCGGAGGTGTTCCAGCAGCCAGACGACTTCCTGCCAGAAAGGTGGAGCGGCAGGTACAGACGCTAAATATTGAGTTGTTTATTGTTCTACACATCGGACGTTGAGGACTTTAAAGTGAAGTTATTGAACTGGAGCAGTCTCATCCAGCTGTGGGTTTAACGGACATAACCATGCGTTTCAATGAAGAGATCGTCCTACTCATGATTTATAGTGGTCGTGAATTATTTGTCTTAAAACACCCTGGGaaatatagatctgttcatctTTCCttgaaacatttttgaaaatgttgaaaatgtcccCGGTTCCTTTATCTGCATCCACACCCAAATGTAATGGATTCATCTCAGGCCCCATCCCTGCaccaagtttggtggaaattGGGTCATCCTGCTAATAGATAAACCAATAAAACGGAAGAGGTAATAAGCGATTTATAAACATTTTGGACACAGAATCTGTTTCTACCTGTGATCAGGGTCCTTACATGATAAGCTTGAAATATTGTATGGGGCTCATTTCAAATCGGGAGACACACAGGTTTGATTTTGACATT
This genomic window contains:
- the LOC133975029 gene encoding putative cytochrome P450 120, producing MSKLPGNAGVSLLGDKSLEFYRDPVSFYRQRIDKHRGRVFQGRLLNRPTVFICSVAGMRELLCEKSNVFLKDPTDLMTNMYGDTLVTTNGEEACLLRLSLTSLFTGSCLKSSSDYISSVCVRCLKDLPLSGQPECVYSVFKRLGTELVLGLFLNVRAEEQPELFQEIMQLCTLHWHGLISAPVHMKVPLWSSGFSTALDARDKLMDIIKDKLENDTEGFVGSLGSLPLPDSCAASQHLLLFISALIPKAFASLLTSFTLALSGNEQEEKRRRAREEPDYLHNVLLEVQRLWPAFIGGRRIADQDSTLAGFHVPKGHGAIYISHGVHRDPEVFQQPDDFLPERWSGRNAGQEHFLCSFGSGARNCIGSKLADVFLKEACVYLLTHYDWRLDPPSQDLEYKWLPVSRPANPPTMSFARLDQTRSDNSDTSSGMHSTSSDVTS